In the Terriglobus sp. RCC_193 genome, CCGCAGGAAACAGGTAGAGTGTGGTGGATGCCCTCCGATACCAGCCTGAATACCTCCATGCGTTCCATCCGCAGAGAAATCGCATTATGGGTGCTTGCCGCACTGGCCCTCACGGTGGGATTTGCGCTTGTATCTGCAAGCGGTACGGCACATACCGTCGGTCTGGTATTGCGTGTCGGCGGTGTTCTGCTGCTGGCCTGCTGGGCTGCTTTTATACGTCCGCGACTCACCCCCTGGATCGTTGTGGGCATGGTCGCCGGTGTGGAACTGGGGCTCGACGCACCCTCCATCGCCATCGGCTCGCACTTCCTCTCCAACATCTTTCTCCGACTGGTGAAGACCATCGTCGCGCCGCTGATTCTTGCCACACTCATCAGCGGCATCGCAGGCCACGGCGACCTGAAAAGCGTTGGCCGCATGGGCTGGAAGAGCCTGCTGTACTTTGAAGTGCTCACCACCATCGCGCTGGTGGTGGGACTGGCTGCGGCGAACATTTCGAAGGCCGGTGTGGGCCTCGCATTGCCTGCGGAACTTGCCGGGTCGGTGTCTTCCGCCGCGCCCCTGCACTGGCAGGAGTTTCTGGAACACGTTTTCCCGGAGAATCTCGCAAAATCCATCGCAGAGGGGCAGGTGTTACAGGTGGCGGTCTTCGCGGCCATCTTCGGCATGGCGCTGGCCATGACACCGCGTGATAAGGCCGAGCCTGTACTCCGATTGACCGAGGGGTTAAGCGAAACGATGTTTCGTTTCACCAACATCGTCATGTACACCGCGCCACTGGGTGTCATGTCGGCCATGGCATACACCATTGCGAAGATGGGCCCCGGCGTCCTGGTTCACCTTGGCAAACTGCTGCTCGTCTTTTACGCCGCCCTGCTGGTTTTCATATTCTGCGTCCTGTTGCCGGTAGCCCTGCTGGCGAAACTGCCGTTGAGACGCCTTCTACGACATCTCTCAGGACCGGCGGCCATTGCGTTTGCCACCGCCACCAGTGAAGCCGCACTCCCACGTGCCATGGAGGAGATGGAGGCATTCGGCGTCCCGCGCCGCATTCTTTCCTTCGTCATTCCCGCGGGATACTCGTTCAACCTCGACGGCTCCACGCTGTACCTTGCTATGGCGATGGTGTTTGTCGCCCAGGTGGCAAACGTTCCGCTCAGCTTTGGCACGCAGATTTTCATGATGGGCACGCTCATGCTCGCATCCAAAGGCGTGGCCGGTGTACCCCGTGCGGTGTTGGTGGTGCTGCTGGCCACGGCAGGCACCCTGCGCCTCCCCAGCGAGCCAATCCTCGTCCTGCTGGGCATCGACGCCCTCATGGACATGGGTCGTACCGCCATCAACGTGGTGGGCAACTGCCTCGCCTCCGCTGTGGTTGCCCGGTGGGAGGGAGCCCTCTTTGAGGAAAACCCGGCACCCGCCGTTATCGCTGCGATGCAGGAGTAATTACAATCAGTGGAGGCGGAAATATCCGCTGTCTGCGGCGGACACCTGTCTTGCGCGACAGCACCCCATCCGCAAGGAAACATGAGCAACCACCTCTCGACGATCAAATCTCCGGCTGACGTAAAAAAACTGACCATTCCGCAACTGACGGAGCTGGCGCAGGAGATTCGTGACCGTCTCATCCAAAGCGTAGCGCGTACCGGTGGCCACATCGGCCCCAACCTCGGCGTGGTGGAACTCACCATCGCCATGCACTACGTCTTCGATACGCCAAAGGATTCGTTCGTCTTCGACGTCAGCCATCAGGCCTATGTGCATAAATTGCTGACTGGCCGTGAAGATCGTTTCGATACCATCCGCCAGCCCGGCGGTTTGAACGGCTTCATGCTCCGTACTGAGAGCGAACACGACAGCTTTGGTGCAGGCCACGCGGGGACTGCACTCAGCGCCGCCCTCGGCATGGCCGTCGCGCGCGATCTCAACGGCGGCAGCGAACATATCGTGGCGCTCGCAGGCGACGCGGCCTTCACCTGCGGCATCAGCTATGAAGCCCTGAACAACGTGGCCGCGCAGACCAAGCGCCTCATCATCGTGCTGAACGACAACGAGTGGTCCATCGACAAGAATGTCGGCGCCATCGCAGGCTACTTCCACAAAATCGTTACGCACCCGCGCTTCACCTACCTGCACGACCGCGCATCGGAATTGATTGAACGCTTCGGCGGCAAGACCGCGAAGCATCTTCAGCGCAAGGCAGAGGAAAGCGTCAAAGGCCTGCTCGGCCCGTCCATGCTTTTTGAAGAGTTTGGCCTTGATTACTACGGCCCCATTGATGGACACGATCTTCCGCTGCTCGTCGCCACCTTCCAGTTCCTCAAGGCGCAGAACAAGCCCGTGGTGCTGCATGCCCTCACGCAAAAGGGCCGCGGCTTCCAGCCGGCCATGGACAAGCAGAAGAAGTTCCACGGCCTTGGCCCCTACGATCCCGAAACCGGCGAAACCAGCGCCACCGGGCAGAAGACCTACTCTGAAATCTTCGCGGAAACACTGGTCAAACTCGCCAACAACGATCCCAAGGTCGTTGCCATTACCGCAGCCATGCCCAACGGCACCGCGCTCGATCTTTTCCGTCCGTATCATCCCGGTCGCTACTTCGATGTGGGCATTGCAGAGGAGCACGCGGTGATCTTCGCCGCAGGCATGGCCACCAAGGGATACAAGCCCTTCTGCGCCATTTACTCCACCTTCCTGCAGCGTGCCTTCGATCCCATCGTTCATGATGTGGCTTTGCAGGAACTCCCCGTAGTGTTCTGCATGGATCGTGGCGGCCTCAGCGGCGACGACGGCCCAACGCACCACGGCCTCTTCGACATCAGCTATCTGCGCTGCATCCCCAACCTCGTGCACATGGTGCCAAAGGACGAGGACGAACTCGCCGACATGATGCAGACAGCATTGCTGCACAGCGGCCCATCCGCTATCCGTTATCCACGCGGCAACGGCCCGGGAACTGCTGTGAAGGCGCAGCCCACCGCACTCGAAATCGGTAAGGCGGAAGTCATTGAAGAAGGTTCAGATGTTGCCATCTTCGGCTTGGGCGCGCTGCTGCCTATGGCAAAGGAGATGGCTGCACAACTACGCCGCTACGGTCTTAGCGTCGCCGTCATCAATCCACGTTTTGTGAAGCCCATCGATCGCGAATGCGTCGAGCGCTACGGCCGCTCCTGTGGTCTGCTCGTCACGTTTGAGGATCACGTGCTTTCCGGTGGCTACGGTTCCGCAGTGCTGGAAGCGCTCAATACCGCCGAGATCAACACACCCGTCGTCCGCATCGGCTGGCCCGATCAGTTCATCGAACACGGCAAGGTGGATGCACTGCGCGAGAAATACGGTATCAGTGTCAAAGCCGCCATGGAGCAGGCGGAACCGTATGTTCAGGCCCTTCTGCAGGGTCGTCTCGCAGCCCGTTAATTTGTATCTCGTAAAATCAGTGTGATGTCGTATTGCGACTTCTTTCGCCACAACGTGTTATGGCTCGGCATCTGTTGTTTTTTATGACATTCACTACGGCGGGATAACTGCACGATGATGGAACTGCAGCAGCATGATATTCAGATAGCGAAACAAATTGCGGGCGATTGGGCGCGTCACATGGCGGAAATGCCTTCGGAAGTGCGCCCGCTGCTGCAACAGGTCCTCAATGAACATCAAGACGATCTCCGCAAGCGCTACCAGACCTATATCACCAACGACCAGGGTATTGCGGCTATCGTCAACACGGACGAGGCGCGGAGCGGATTCACAGATATCTTCATGCATTGGGTTGGAGAGCTGCTGGCCCTGGAGAATATCTCGACCGAGGCCTACTGTGAACGTCAGTTCGAGGTAGGTGCCATGATGGAGCGCGTCGGTCTGCCTGCCTACGCACTGTCCCGCGCCATGCGCAAACTCAAGCTCTGGTTCGTGCATTACCTCTCGCTCCAGCCTCTGCCCACACAACTCTTCGCGGACTGCATGCGCGCCATCATCAACCTGGTGGACTATTCCGTGGAAATTCGCGAGGTCAGCTACCAGACCAGCGTCGCCACGCACGCCCGCATGGATGAGGCCTACCGCCTTCAGGCGCTTGGGCAAAATCTGGCCACCGAACGTGAACGCCAGCGCGCCTTACTGATGGAATGGGGCCACAACGTATTCACCGCCTTCCATCAGGGCGATACGACAGGACGTCTCCCGCGACTCTGGAAATCTGACTTTGGTCTGTGGGTAAACCACAAGGCTGACCTTCTCTTTGAGGGTGCTTCGGAGATGGAGCAGATCGTCGCAGCCATCAATCGCGTGGACTCTGATCTGATCCCCGGGCTGGCGCTGTCCGCAGAAGCGGAACGTGCTGTCATCAGCGAGTGGATGCGTCGCATTCAGGAAGAGATATCCTGCATCAAGTTCTCTCTCAGCGCCATGTTTGACGCGCGGCTTGAGGCGGAAAACGGTCGCGATCCGCTCACCCAGCTTCTTAATCGTCGCTTCCTTCCGTCGCTTCTCGCACGGGAGATTGCCTTGCAGAAACGCAGATCGGACCGCGGGTTCTGCATTGTCATGCTGGACCTGGATCACTTCAAAAACGTCAACGATCAGCACGGCCATCAGTGTGGTGACACGGTTCTGCGTCACGCTGCAGAGGTCATCGTCAGCACTGCCAGGCCATCGGATTTTGCCTTCCGTTATGGTGGCGAAGAGTTCGTCCTCGTCCTTGTGGACTGCACCGCTGCGCATGCGGAAGAAGTGGCGCAGCGCATCCGGCAGCGAGTTCAGGAAATGGTCATCCCCCTTCCCACCGGCGACCAGATCCAGGTCACCGCAAGCCTAGGCGTCGCACCGTTCTCTGACGATCTGGATTATGAGTTGCTGTTGCAGCGCGTGGATCAAGCCCTGTACCTGGCAAAGCAGAAGGGGCGTAACCGCGTGGAAATCGCTCATACGGCAACCGTCCTGGTGGCCGCAGAGAAAGCCTCCGGAAGCTGGTTGCAGGCTTAAGCGTTCCCTCGGCGCTTTGCCAGAGTCTCCACAAACTGCGGCATCAGCTCCGCCATCCGCCGTTGCCGATAGGCAAACGTCCGCCGCATCTGCGCCTTGACGGCCACAGCATGAAGCAAATCGCCCAGCGGCAGTCCGTATTCCACACGATCCTTCACCTGCGTGCCTGCCACACCATCTCGCGTCTCTTCCTTCACGCTGTGACAGTGCCGCCAGAACACAAACGGTCCGGCGGTCTGCCGATCGTAGAAGTGGCTGTTCCATTCAAATTCTGTGATCACCGCATGCCAGTTCAGCCGAAAAGGAAGGCGCGGCAGCACCCGAAAGCTGAGGATCATAGTGGTGCCCACGCCCGGCCCCAGCCGCCCCGGTGAACCAGCAGGGGGCGCGGGTGGCGCAATCAACCGCAACTCCTCAATCCGCGCCTGTTGCCACGCAGGCATCAGCGGAGGCAGATTCTGCGGATTTGCCAGGAAGGCAAACACCATGGGAACGGGGAAGGGAAGCCACTGGCTGCTTTCGTAAATGTGACGCATGAACTCCCAGTTTCCCTCAAAACGAAGGCCCGGATTCCGGTAATCGGATAGAGGACTGATTAAGTCCGAAAAATAATGGACTCAGATAGTCCTATTTCATGTAATCTTTTTCATATCGGACTTGTACGGTCTTAGATGGAAACCCAAGTAATTGGGATGGTTTTCGTCTGTTCCGTTGCTTTCCGTAGCGCGTAGTTGAGGGACTTCGCACGATTTGATCAGGGCGTCTCAGGCCGCCCGAGCCCCGGAGCGTAATCAAGAAATGAAAAAGAACGAAGATTCTAGTCGTCTGCGCGGAAAGCTGATGCTGACCGGCACCCTTGCGATGTTTGCCATGGGAACCCTGCATGCAGAGGGTTCTGTTTCCACGGAGAAGGATGAAGCCAAGCCAAAGGAGCCGGTGAACGGCGACGCGGCAAAGGACAGTGAGCAGCGGGCACGCGCCAGCCAGGAAGTCCATAAGTTCGATATCCCTGCAGGAACCCTGTCGGAGGTCGTGGCTGCCATGGAGAAGGCCACTGGTCTCAGCATTGCGGTGCCGCAGAAATATGCCTCGCTTCCCTCGCCGGGTGTGCAGGGCGTGCGCACAACGGAAGAAGCGCTCACCGTCGTTCTGAAGGGAACCAATATTTCCGCCGACTTTATCTCGACGGATCACGTTCAGTTGGGCCTCCATGCAGCCGGCCAGGATGTTACAGTCACCGCCACGTCTGAGATGCCATCGCTGAAGTACACGGCGCCTTTACGCGATCTGCCGCAGACCATCACGGTCATCCCGGAAAACGTTATTGAGAACACGGCTTCCACCAGCCTGGTGGAAGCGCTCCGCACCGTGCCTGGTATTGCTTTCGGCGCGGGCGAGGGTGGTAACCCGACGGGCGACCGTCCGTTCATTCGCGGTGTCGATTCGCAGAGCAGCACCTTTGTGGACGGCATGCGCGACATCGGCGCGCAGTCGCGCGAGGTGTTTGACCTGGAGTCGATTGAAGTTGCCAAGGGACCCAGCGGCGGCTATGCAGGCCGCGCGGCTTCGGGCGGCAGTATCAACCTGAACAGCAAGATGGCTCGTCGTGAAACCTTCCTGAATGGCTATTACAGCCCGGGTTCGGCAAACTTTTTCCGCGGCGCATTTGACGCCAGCACGAAGCTCACGCGTTGGGCCTCCGGTCGCTTGAACGGCATGTGGCAGAACTCTGATGTTGCCGGTCGCGACATCGTGAACAACCATCGCTATGGATTTGCCCCGTCGCTGCTGTTCAACATTACGAAGAACGGTCGCGTCTTCCTGAACTACTACGAGCTGGATTCGCACGACATTCCTGATCCCGGTATCCCGTACAACAACCCGACGGATTACTACAACACGACCACCAACATTGGTCGTCCCGATGGTCGTGCGCGCGTGTTCCAGGTGGGTGATGGTCAGCCCCTGGTGGTGAACCGCAAAAACTTCTATGGCTTCCGCGGCCGTGACTTCCGCAATGAGAAGGTGAAGACCGTGTTCGGTCGTGCGGAGTACAACCTGTCGGAGAACACCGTTCTGCGCAACAGCTATCGCTGGGGTAAGTCGGGTCAGGATTATGTCAGCTCGCAGGCGGATGACAGCCAGGGCAACATCTACTATGGCTTGCTGTACCGTCGCGCGTTGAATCGCGTGACCAAAGTGGACACGGCAATCGACCAAACCGATCTGTCAGGCCGCGTGAAAACCGGATCGATTCAGCACACGTATGCCGTAGGCGGCGAGTTTTCGCGTGAGCGTAGCTGGAACACGTCATACACGGTGGGCAGCTTGAGTGGGTCATCCATCACGCCTGCCATCCCCAGTTATTACCTTGTGAATCCGAACACGAACGCGCGTTTGGCATACAGCGCCAGCCGTTGCCCGGTGGGTGCGGGTGCTGCCAGCGGTTACTACTGCGAAGATTTTCTGAACCCGACGGTGGATGATCCATTCGTGGGTGTGCGGACGGTAATTCCGACCCAGGTGGGAACGACGACCGCCTTTACGAACACGAACTATACCAACGCAATTGTGAAGAACAACACGCCGACGCGGCAGATCAGCACATCGAAGTCCGTGTATGGCTTTGACACGGTCCGCTTCCTTGAGCAGTTGCAGGCAACGGTCGGCATCCGTTATGACCATTACGATTCGAACTATCGCAATGTGTTGACGTGCGTGCCCACAGCTACTGTGCCGTGTACCTTTGCAACGACAGCAGACCTGGTGAACTATCAGGCGGGCGTGACGTACAAGCCGGTGAAGTCGGGCACGATCTATGGTTCGGTCAGCAACTCGTCCACGCCTCCGGGTAACGCGTTGTCGCAGGGACAGGATGGATCGGCGATCACCAGCATCATCAATCAGGCGTTGCCACCGGAGAAGACACGCTCGGTAGAAGCTGGAGCGAAGTGGGAAGTGTTCAGTACCAAGGCACTTGCTACCGTTGCCTTCTTCCAATCGAACACGGAGAACGTGCGCATTACGCTGGCAGACAGTTCGATTGCCGCTGCGGGTACGCGCCGTAATCGCGGTATCGACATCAGCATGACGGGCTACACCAGCGCCAAGTGGCAGATATTTGGTGGCTACACCTTCATGAAAGCTATCCTGACCAACGCAGGTGGTGCGGGTACGGCAGCCGGTCTGCAGGATGGCCGTCGCTTTCCCAACACGCCGGAGCACAGCTTCAGCGTTACCAGCTATTACCAGGTAACGCACAAGCTGAACCTTGGCGGAGGCATCTACGGCTCGGGCAAGGTGTACGGTGCGGATAATCCCACGACCATCTACTCCACCAAGTGGGTTCCCGGCTACGCTCGCGTGGACATCTACGGTTCGTATCGCTTCAATCCGCACATCGAATTGCAGGGCAACATTCAGAACCTGAACAACAAGACGTACTTCCTGCAGGCATACACCACGCATTACGCAGCGCTGGCTCCTGCCCGTCAGGGTCGCCTTACCTTGAACGTCCGCTGGTAATGAATGCAACAACAGCCAACACAAGCCGATCTGGAACTGGTGTACGCCGCAGCTCAACGCGGCGTGCCCCAGGCCCAGGTCATGTATGGACAAATACTGCTGGACGGCAAGCTTGTCCCGCAGAATGCCACAGCGGCACTGCATTGGTTTGAACGCGCTGCCAAGGGTGGCGACGTGATGGCCATGAACATGGTGGGCCGTTGCCTTGATCAGGGATGGGGTGTTGCACCCAGCGCTGCGCTTGCTGCTCCGTGGTTTCGCAAGGCAGCAGATAAGGGCCTCGACTGGGGCATGTACAACCTGGCTACGCTGCTCACGCAGGGAAGCGGTGTGCCGGAAGACAAGGTCGAAGCACTCCACTGGTTTCGCAAAGCCGCTGCGTTGCATCATGTGAAATCCATCAACATCCTCGGCGGCTTTTATGAAGATGGCTGGGTGGTCCAGAAAGACATTGCCATTGCCCGCGAGCACTATCTGCGCGCTGCCGAAGGTGGCGATTTCCGCGGCCAGTTTAACCACGCGCGCATGCTCATCACGGATGGCGACATTGCCGGTGCCATTCAGTGGTTGCGCAAAGTTCCTGAAACCGCGACACCCGCCTTCATCGCAAAGATGAAGCACTTTCTTTTGCAATGGCCTGTGCCTGCACTGCATGCATTCGCCAATACACTCTCGGAGCCGCAGAACGCATAAGTGTGCGTGTTCTACTCCGCTGACATTGAGGTTCAAGCTGTGCTGATACAGGTCCCTGAAGTTCTCACCACCGAACAGGTCAAACGTTTTCGCGCCATGCTCGACGCCACCGATTGGGTCGATGGCAAAGTCACCGCCGGTCATCAATCCGCGCAAGTGAAGGACAACATGCA is a window encoding:
- a CDS encoding dicarboxylate/amino acid:cation symporter, coding for MPSDTSLNTSMRSIRREIALWVLAALALTVGFALVSASGTAHTVGLVLRVGGVLLLACWAAFIRPRLTPWIVVGMVAGVELGLDAPSIAIGSHFLSNIFLRLVKTIVAPLILATLISGIAGHGDLKSVGRMGWKSLLYFEVLTTIALVVGLAAANISKAGVGLALPAELAGSVSSAAPLHWQEFLEHVFPENLAKSIAEGQVLQVAVFAAIFGMALAMTPRDKAEPVLRLTEGLSETMFRFTNIVMYTAPLGVMSAMAYTIAKMGPGVLVHLGKLLLVFYAALLVFIFCVLLPVALLAKLPLRRLLRHLSGPAAIAFATATSEAALPRAMEEMEAFGVPRRILSFVIPAGYSFNLDGSTLYLAMAMVFVAQVANVPLSFGTQIFMMGTLMLASKGVAGVPRAVLVVLLATAGTLRLPSEPILVLLGIDALMDMGRTAINVVGNCLASAVVARWEGALFEENPAPAVIAAMQE
- the dxs gene encoding 1-deoxy-D-xylulose-5-phosphate synthase produces the protein MSNHLSTIKSPADVKKLTIPQLTELAQEIRDRLIQSVARTGGHIGPNLGVVELTIAMHYVFDTPKDSFVFDVSHQAYVHKLLTGREDRFDTIRQPGGLNGFMLRTESEHDSFGAGHAGTALSAALGMAVARDLNGGSEHIVALAGDAAFTCGISYEALNNVAAQTKRLIIVLNDNEWSIDKNVGAIAGYFHKIVTHPRFTYLHDRASELIERFGGKTAKHLQRKAEESVKGLLGPSMLFEEFGLDYYGPIDGHDLPLLVATFQFLKAQNKPVVLHALTQKGRGFQPAMDKQKKFHGLGPYDPETGETSATGQKTYSEIFAETLVKLANNDPKVVAITAAMPNGTALDLFRPYHPGRYFDVGIAEEHAVIFAAGMATKGYKPFCAIYSTFLQRAFDPIVHDVALQELPVVFCMDRGGLSGDDGPTHHGLFDISYLRCIPNLVHMVPKDEDELADMMQTALLHSGPSAIRYPRGNGPGTAVKAQPTALEIGKAEVIEEGSDVAIFGLGALLPMAKEMAAQLRRYGLSVAVINPRFVKPIDRECVERYGRSCGLLVTFEDHVLSGGYGSAVLEALNTAEINTPVVRIGWPDQFIEHGKVDALREKYGISVKAAMEQAEPYVQALLQGRLAAR
- a CDS encoding diguanylate cyclase; its protein translation is MMELQQHDIQIAKQIAGDWARHMAEMPSEVRPLLQQVLNEHQDDLRKRYQTYITNDQGIAAIVNTDEARSGFTDIFMHWVGELLALENISTEAYCERQFEVGAMMERVGLPAYALSRAMRKLKLWFVHYLSLQPLPTQLFADCMRAIINLVDYSVEIREVSYQTSVATHARMDEAYRLQALGQNLATERERQRALLMEWGHNVFTAFHQGDTTGRLPRLWKSDFGLWVNHKADLLFEGASEMEQIVAAINRVDSDLIPGLALSAEAERAVISEWMRRIQEEISCIKFSLSAMFDARLEAENGRDPLTQLLNRRFLPSLLAREIALQKRRSDRGFCIVMLDLDHFKNVNDQHGHQCGDTVLRHAAEVIVSTARPSDFAFRYGGEEFVLVLVDCTAAHAEEVAQRIRQRVQEMVIPLPTGDQIQVTASLGVAPFSDDLDYELLLQRVDQALYLAKQKGRNRVEIAHTATVLVAAEKASGSWLQA
- a CDS encoding cyclase, giving the protein MRHIYESSQWLPFPVPMVFAFLANPQNLPPLMPAWQQARIEELRLIAPPAPPAGSPGRLGPGVGTTMILSFRVLPRLPFRLNWHAVITEFEWNSHFYDRQTAGPFVFWRHCHSVKEETRDGVAGTQVKDRVEYGLPLGDLLHAVAVKAQMRRTFAYRQRRMAELMPQFVETLAKRRGNA
- a CDS encoding TonB-dependent receptor, which encodes MLTGTLAMFAMGTLHAEGSVSTEKDEAKPKEPVNGDAAKDSEQRARASQEVHKFDIPAGTLSEVVAAMEKATGLSIAVPQKYASLPSPGVQGVRTTEEALTVVLKGTNISADFISTDHVQLGLHAAGQDVTVTATSEMPSLKYTAPLRDLPQTITVIPENVIENTASTSLVEALRTVPGIAFGAGEGGNPTGDRPFIRGVDSQSSTFVDGMRDIGAQSREVFDLESIEVAKGPSGGYAGRAASGGSINLNSKMARRETFLNGYYSPGSANFFRGAFDASTKLTRWASGRLNGMWQNSDVAGRDIVNNHRYGFAPSLLFNITKNGRVFLNYYELDSHDIPDPGIPYNNPTDYYNTTTNIGRPDGRARVFQVGDGQPLVVNRKNFYGFRGRDFRNEKVKTVFGRAEYNLSENTVLRNSYRWGKSGQDYVSSQADDSQGNIYYGLLYRRALNRVTKVDTAIDQTDLSGRVKTGSIQHTYAVGGEFSRERSWNTSYTVGSLSGSSITPAIPSYYLVNPNTNARLAYSASRCPVGAGAASGYYCEDFLNPTVDDPFVGVRTVIPTQVGTTTAFTNTNYTNAIVKNNTPTRQISTSKSVYGFDTVRFLEQLQATVGIRYDHYDSNYRNVLTCVPTATVPCTFATTADLVNYQAGVTYKPVKSGTIYGSVSNSSTPPGNALSQGQDGSAITSIINQALPPEKTRSVEAGAKWEVFSTKALATVAFFQSNTENVRITLADSSIAAAGTRRNRGIDISMTGYTSAKWQIFGGYTFMKAILTNAGGAGTAAGLQDGRRFPNTPEHSFSVTSYYQVTHKLNLGGGIYGSGKVYGADNPTTIYSTKWVPGYARVDIYGSYRFNPHIELQGNIQNLNNKTYFLQAYTTHYAALAPARQGRLTLNVRW
- a CDS encoding tetratricopeptide repeat protein, producing MQQQPTQADLELVYAAAQRGVPQAQVMYGQILLDGKLVPQNATAALHWFERAAKGGDVMAMNMVGRCLDQGWGVAPSAALAAPWFRKAADKGLDWGMYNLATLLTQGSGVPEDKVEALHWFRKAAALHHVKSINILGGFYEDGWVVQKDIAIAREHYLRAAEGGDFRGQFNHARMLITDGDIAGAIQWLRKVPETATPAFIAKMKHFLLQWPVPALHAFANTLSEPQNA